In one window of Meleagris gallopavo isolate NT-WF06-2002-E0010 breed Aviagen turkey brand Nicholas breeding stock chromosome 4, Turkey_5.1, whole genome shotgun sequence DNA:
- the LOC104910695 gene encoding collagen alpha-1(XXV) chain-like, with the protein MVFPKINHGFLSADQQLIKRRLIKGDQGQAGPPGPPGPPGPRGPPGDTGKDGPRGMPGIPGEPGKPGEQGLAVSTLPVC; encoded by the exons ATGGTGTTTCCTAAAATCAATCATGGGTTTCTCTCTGCTGATCAGCAGCTCATTAAACGCCGCCTCATTAAG GGGGACCAAGGACAAGCTGGACCCCCTGGACCTCCAGGGCCACCAGGACCCAGAGGTCCCCCAGGAGATACTGGCAAAGATGGTCCTCGAGGGATGCCTGGCATTCCG ggTGAGCCAGGAAAGCCAGGTGAACAAGGGTTGGCAGTAAGTACTCTTCCAGTTTGCTAA